The Candidatus Bathyarchaeia archaeon genomic sequence CTATCCAAGCGCTATCGAATCCCTCCACCTCCCCGAGCTTCAGCTTAACGAACCCGACGACGTAGAGCTCCAGCTCCCGGATCGTGAGGCGGACGTCGGCGTTGTAGAAGAACTTTAGCGTGATCCAATTCCCGGGGCGAACGTAGCCGAGGTAGTTGTAGTTCTCGAAGAAGAAGGTGGCGCTCGATGTCGATTCCCTCACGATCGCCTCGCTAGGGGAGATGGGCTCGCGAACGATTATCGGGCTCTGAGGGGGGAGGAGGGCCAATGCCTTCACGCCCAGATACCTTTCCCCCAAGCCATCCCCGATGTATTGGGTCACCGTTGCGACCCTCCTCTCCTTGGGACCTAGGTCCGGGCTATGGACGCCGATCCAAGAGATCTCGAGCCTATCGATGCCATGAATCCCCATATAGCCGCCGTCGGCCTCGTCGAGGCGTATGCTGATAGCCAAAGTATCCTTTGGTAGTAACGTGACGTTCTCCCCGATTACAGCCCAATACTTCCTTTGCAATAGCACCGTTTTGTTCAACTTATCGTAAAGCAGTTTATTGGATTGAAGCAAATCGCCGTGCATTTTGACTAGATCGGTATGGGTTTCGTTGAGCATCAGGTAGTTAGCTCTGATCGATTCCAGTTCCGAGAAGAGGCTCCGATTCTCGGCGATCAAGAAGGCGATTGAGGCAGAAAGGGCTGTGATGGCCAAGAGGAAGGCCCCAACGAGCTTCCTCTCCTTGGCGGAGAGGCTCACCTCCAAGACTATCCTCATCTTATTCCCCCTCAATCCATGCGGAAATCCATACATAATACTTAAGCGACCCTTCTCACGAGACTCAGCCCTCTATTAAGGTATGTGATTTGCGAATCCTGCAATGCCTCAAATAAGGATCCCCCGCTCGGAGGCGCCAAATGGAGGGATTGGGGGTTGGAAACCATTTTAACCATAAAGATGACCTTTAAGCCATGATGAAAGATTGAGGGGCGGACTTATGGCCGAAAATTGATTTGACTTTTTGGATCTTTGGACAACAAAATTCATTTTTAAGCGATGAATGATTACATTACAAACCGTCCTGAAATTCAAGCGAAATACCCCTCATGTCGAAAATTTCAATGGTGGACCGGGCGGGATTCGAACCCGCGGCTTTCCGGCCTATTGGCCCATTAGGGCTTGCAAACCGGACGTTCCTCGGCCCCCGAGGGGTATACCGGACTGAACTACCGGCCCATTGCCTCCGATGATTATTCTTCTAGGGGTTTTAAAACCCCGCCCCATATTTTTGCATGGTTGTAGCACTGACATTTAGACTTTTCCTATTTCTGGAGCGTTGGGTATAGATGAGGCCTCTCGGACCGAGCGACCTTGGCCCCAAAGCCCATGCACGCCTGCCTTGAACCCTCCCAAAAGGGCCTTGAGCCATTGCCCCGCATCCCCGGCCGATCCCTTTAAGGCCGACCTTCGCTCGAGGAGCGCGTATGATGAGTTCGTCCTACCCGCATAGCCTCTTGCATCGCTCGATCTCCAAACAATGGTCCTGCGCAGGTCGCTGTCCGCCTACCGAACCCAAGATTGGGTCATCCTACCCGAGGGGTCAAGCGCTTAGCGTATCTGATGGAAATAGGGACCAAATCCCTGCGCATCCCGGTAGTAGTGGATGTTTACCCGTTAATCGAATTGGCTTACCTAGGCCATTCCGGGCCTTTCCGGAGCAGCCTTGATTGAACGGCAAGGTCCTTCGCGGTGCACCTCTGGGTCGAAACGAAGCGACAAAAAGGAGTCGCTCTCGAGCGCGACCCCCTTCATTCTGTAAAAAATTTGAGGGCCGCCGCCGGGATTTGAACCCGGCCTCCAGGCTCCATTGGCCGGAGGGAATCCCCCTCAGGCCTGTACGCTAACCAAGCTACGTTACGGCGGCCACGCACTCCATCCCGGAACTAATCGGTTTAAAATGTTTTCCCAGAAGCGGCTATACTGAAGGGATATTTTCAAGGAAACAATGGATCCATATTCAACTGGGGATTGGCTGATCAGCAAAATTATTTAAGGATATCCACATATCCATAAATACGCAATTCGAGAGGATCGGAATTGCCGGTATTAAGGGCCGATGTATATTTGATGGCAAAACTAAAGGCCTTCGATCTCGATTCGACGAGCAAGAAGCTCTTCGGGGTCCTAAAGGAGCTCCCGGATATAGGGGATTTGAAGATGAGCAAGGCCGTAAAGGAGGTTGAGGAGGGGGGAAGGATAAGGATAAAGGAGTGGTACAACATGAGCGGGCGGATAAAGGTGCCCGAGGGGTCTAGGGCCTTTTGGGTCTTCGTCAAGAAATCCGACGAGGATGAGCCATGGAACGTAATGATGCGCCTCGATCGGAACGTAACCGCGGAGACCCATGAGGAAGCGATGGCTAAGGCCAAGGAATGGGCTGAGGAAACGATAGTGGAGGCCCTTAAGAAGAATTTCGATATCGAAACCGTAACGGTCGCCCCCTCTGAGGAGCTATCGGCCGTGAAGGCGAAGGTGGTGCATTGAATATGAAGTATGAAGTAATAGACACGGATGTGCTAGTAGTTGGGGCCGGAGGGGCCGGTTGCAGGGCCGCCATAGAGGCGTCAAATTACAACGTCCAAGTCATGGTCATAACCAAGGACATACTCGGAAAGGCCCATACGGTCATGGCGGAGGGTGGCATCAACGCGGCCTTGGGGAACTCAGACCCAAGGGACAGCTGGGAGAGCCACGGCTACGATACGGTCTCCGGGGGCGCTTGGCTCAACGATCAGGAGCTGGTGGAGATCCTCGTTAAACATGCGCCCGAGAGGGTTCTGGAGCTCGAGGAGTTCGGCGCGCTTTTCTCGAGGACCCCGGATGGTAAGATTGCTCAAAGGCCGTTTGGGAAGCAGAGCTTCCCGAGGGCCTGTTACGCGGCCGATAGATCTGGACACGAGATAATGGTCACCCTCGTCGACGAAATGAGGCGAAGGGATATCGAGGTCCACGATGAAGTCTATGCCACATCCCTCCTTACCGATGGATCTACCATAGCGGGCGTCACGGCCCTTGACATCAGGAGGGGAGATTTCAGGGTCTATAGGGCCAAGGCCACGATCATGGCGGCCGGCGGAGCAGGGAGGATCTATGAGATAACGACCAACGCGCAAGCCGATGTGGGCAGCGGTTATGCGATGGCCTACAAGGCGGGGGCGGAACTCGTGGATATGGAGCAATATCAATTCCATCCAACCGGCGTCGCCTTCCCGGAGTCCGCTAGGGGAATGTTGGTCACAGAAGGAGTCAGAGGTGAGGGGGGCATATTGCTCAACAAGTTCGGGGAGAGATTCATGAAGAGATACCATCCCGATATGATGGAGCTGGCCGGGAGGGATCAGGTCTCGAGGGCCATAGCCACCGAGATCCTCGAGGGAAGGGGGACCGAGCACGGGGCCGTATACTTGGACGTATCCTTCCTGCCTTCATCCTTGATCGAGGAGGTATTACCAACAATGCTTCATGACTTCTTGGACTTCGGCGTCGACATAAGGAACGAGCCTATGGAGGTGACCCCGACCGCCCATCATTACATGGGCGGCATCAAGATAAATGCGAGGTGCGAAACGAACCTGAGGGGCCTATATGCCGCCGGCGAGGTAGCGGGTGGAGTCCATGGCGGCAATAGGCTCGGCGGGAATGCGCTCGCGGATAATTTGGTCTTCGGGGCCATTGCGGGCAAATCAGCGGCCTCTTATGCGCTGAACAACGGCATGCCGAAGCTCGATAGGAAGCAGATCGAGGCGGAATACGAGCGCGTTTTTGCGCCCTTGGAGAGGAGGGATGGGGTACGTCAATCCCAGCTCAAGAGGAGGCTCGCGAAGCTCATGTGGGACAAGGTCGGGATATTCAGGAACGGTCGGGACATGAGGAGCGCCCTCGACGAGATAATCCTCATGCGCACTAAGGATGAGCCGAGGATCTATACGGACAACAAGTCAACTAGGTATAATATGGAGCTCGTGGGGGCCTTGGAGATATCCGATATGTTGCTGGTTTCCGAGATCCTTACGCGGTCGGCCCTCATGCGAGAGGAATCTAGGGGGGCCCATTATAGGACGGATTTCCCGAAGCCCAACCATGAGAAGTGGTTTGTTAATATATACGTCAGGAAGGAGGGTGGCGAGATGAAGCTCTATACGAAGCCCGTTGTGATAACGAGATGGAAGCCGCCGTGGATGGAGAAATCCTCTTAGCGGAGGTGAATGGGGATGGCGAATGAGAAGGTAATCATCAACGTTTCTAGGTACGATCCGGATAGGGACGACGCGCCGCGCTTGGAGAGGCATGAAATCCCATTCAAGAAAGGGATGACGATCCTCGATGCACTTCGCTATATAAGCGATAACATAGACCCTAGCTTGGCCTATAGGTGGAACTGTCGGACGGGACAATGCGGCTCCTGCGCAATTACCATAAACGACAAGCCGGGGCTGGCCTGCAGGACTAGGATCGAGCCAGGGCAGACGTATACGCTGAGGCCCTTGGAGCGGATGCCCGTGATAAGGGATTTGGCCGTCGACCTGAGCAAGGGTATTAAGCGCTTGGAGAAGATAAGGCCCTACCTAGAGCGAAGGGCACCGCCAAAGAGGCCCGAAATACTCCTGCGCGAAGAGGTCGCCGATGCGGCCGAGCTTAGGTCCTGCATAGAATGCTTCTCTTGCCTCAACGCCTGCCCAGCGGCCGGGGAGGCTTGGCAGGAGTTCGCTGGTCCCGTGGTCATGGGGAGGATAGCTAGGTTCGAGCTTGATCCGAGGGATGCCGACGATAGGGTCCGCTTGGCATTCTCCAATGGCCTATACGATTGCACAAGCTGCGGCGTTTGTAAGGAGGTCTGCATGCCCCACCACTTGGATATACGTAGGAAGGCCATAGAGAGGCTCAGGGCACATGCCGTCGAAGAGGGGCTTGGCCCGCTCGAGGGCCATAAATCGTTCATAGAGAACGCCTCGAAGACGGGCTATGCCATAGAGGTGATATCGACCCCGCTAGTTGAGATGGTGCCAGATGTAATAGAGCCGGAAAAGGCCGTGGACGAGGTATTCTTCTTCCCCGGTTGCCTGATAAACCTGAGACTCCAGAATACGGGCCTCAACGCCATAGAGGTCCTTAAGAGGAATGGGGTCAGGGTCCGCATACCAAAGGAATTCGTCTGTTGTAGCAGCGTCATGTTCAGATCTGGGGCTAGGAAGATGGCCTACGAGCTGGTCAAGAAGAACGTTGATTATTTCAGGAGGCTGGGCGTTAAGAAACTCGTCGGCCTATGCCCGGGTTGCATGTCTACCATAAAACAGGATTGGCCGATAGTGCTCCATCAATTGGGTGAGAAACCATACGAGTTCGAGGCGTACGACATAAACGAGTATTTGGTTAACGTCCTTGGCTTGAGTAGGATGAACGTGAAGGACCTGCGCCCATTGGACATGAAGGTGACATATCACGCTCCATGTCACCTAAATAGGCATCAGGAGATAAGCCAAGAGCCAATAACGCTACTGAAGTTGGTGCCAAGCCTGAAGTACATAAAGACCGATGGGGAGGACCTTTGTTGCGGGGCTGGGGGAGGCGTCAGGGCCGGAAGGAGGGAGCTATCCTATAGGATAGCCGATCAAAAGGTCAAGCGCATGGCGAAGACAGGGGCCGATGCCTTCGTGACCTCGTGCTCCTTCTGCACAATACAGCTCATGGATGCCGTCAAGAGGCTCAATCTGCCGCAGAAGGTTTATAATGTGGCCGACATATTAGCGATGTCGTACAAGGCCTAGACAATCCATCCCCTTTCTTTCGTTATTCTTTAATATTCCGATGAATTTTAAGAAATCGATAGTCCTATATGATGCTCAAACCGATGGCATCGGAAGGTGCCGGCTATTGGGCCATAATAAGGAGGTAACCTTCGAGCTTCTCTTCATAGGGAACGAGTTATTGACCGGGAAGGTCCTGAACACAAATAGTCAATGGCTGGCCCGCCACATAACTTCCTTGGGTGGAACATGCAGGAGGATGACTGTTGTGGGAGACGACCTCGAGGAGATATCGGGGACGATCAAGGAAATCTTGAAGCGCTCGCCCAAGTTCCTGATAACGTCCGGTGGACTAGGACCGACCTACGATGATATGACTCTGGAGGGGGTGGCCAAGGCCTTGGGCAGGCCCATTGAGATCAATGAAGAAGCGCTCTCTTGGGTGAATAAGAGATATGAGGACCTCCTCAGGAGGGGGCTGATAAAACCCTCGGTGGCCAGCGTGAGGGCCAAGATGGCAAAGCTTCCCCTTGGCTCGAGGCCCCTACGGAATCCGGTGGGCACCGCCCCAGGCGTTTTGATAGAGGCCGGCGCCACCAAGATAATCTGCTTGCCAGGCGTCCCAGAGGAGATGGAAGCCATATTCGAGGAAACGGTCAAGGAGGAGATATCCAAGGAGCTGAGTGGGCTTGCCTTCGTGGAATCGGGTTTTGTCGTCAAAGGCCTAGGGGAGAGCTTCATGGCTCCCATAATAGAGGAGGCTATGAGGATATACGCTCCATATGTTTATATAAAATCCCATCCGAAACACGGTACGCCCGAGCTCACAGTGGAGTTCACCATAACGTCCCGCGGGGCCGATGGGGAGGTCCTGAGGCAAAAGAACGAGGAGGCCTGTCGTTACTTAAAAGGAAGATTTGAGGAGCTGGGGGGAAAGATCCTGCCGTTGGAAGGGTAGAAGCTTCAGGCCCTCACATCGCCGCTCGCATCCTCTGGTCTTAATTATTGGGAGTGCCTATTGTATAAAAATAATTTGGGCAATTGGATTGCTCAATCAACTCATTGGAGTGGCAATTCCACGGGTTGCCCCCTTTCGGCAGATAGGTCCGCCGCTATGGTCACTTCCATGGCTCTTCGGGCCTCGATCGGCTTAACCAGCGGTTCGATGCCCTCGGCCACACATCTTATGAAATGATCCGTTTCGATCTTTAATGGCCCCTCGAAGAAATCGCCCAAGCCCAAAATTTCGCCCGGCGTAGGGGATAAGGGGAAGTAAACTTTATCCGTCCTCAGGATCAAATCCCTGCGCGTATTATCCATCGTGAGAACGCCCTTGGTTCCTATGAACTCATGATACATTATCGATTGATGTGGCCATCCGGGGGGCAGGGTCCAATTCGCCCCTATTGTACAAAGCGCCCCGTTTTTCAAACCCATCATCAACCAGCTGGAGTCCGGAGCTCCATATCTCTCCTTCATCATGCCCCACGCATGTTGAGCATAAACCTTCTCCGGGATCCCATCGGTGCACCAAAGCATATAGTCAATATAATGGGTCGCCTCCATGGTTATCGGGGTGAGCTTGACCCTCCCGGCTATCTTCTTGCCCAGCTCCAAGGTGATGTTTGTGTATGCAAAGGCTGTGGTGACCTTCCCGAGGGTGCCATCGCTTATGCATTTCTTGGCGAAGGCGTACTTCGGGATGAACCTCTTGGTATAACCAATCGTCAAGTATAGGTTATTTCTCTTGGCCGTTTCTATCAGCTCATCCGCCTCCTCCAGCCTTAGGGCCATCGGCTTTTCCAAGAGGACGTGCTTCCCGGATTTCAATGCCTCCAAGGCGATTGGATAATGGGTCTCTTCGGGCGTCGTTGAAATTACGACGGCATCTATGTCCTCGCGCTTCAATATCTCTTTATAATCCTTG encodes the following:
- a CDS encoding FAD-binding protein; amino-acid sequence: MKYEVIDTDVLVVGAGGAGCRAAIEASNYNVQVMVITKDILGKAHTVMAEGGINAALGNSDPRDSWESHGYDTVSGGAWLNDQELVEILVKHAPERVLELEEFGALFSRTPDGKIAQRPFGKQSFPRACYAADRSGHEIMVTLVDEMRRRDIEVHDEVYATSLLTDGSTIAGVTALDIRRGDFRVYRAKATIMAAGGAGRIYEITTNAQADVGSGYAMAYKAGAELVDMEQYQFHPTGVAFPESARGMLVTEGVRGEGGILLNKFGERFMKRYHPDMMELAGRDQVSRAIATEILEGRGTEHGAVYLDVSFLPSSLIEEVLPTMLHDFLDFGVDIRNEPMEVTPTAHHYMGGIKINARCETNLRGLYAAGEVAGGVHGGNRLGGNALADNLVFGAIAGKSAASYALNNGMPKLDRKQIEAEYERVFAPLERRDGVRQSQLKRRLAKLMWDKVGIFRNGRDMRSALDEIILMRTKDEPRIYTDNKSTRYNMELVGALEISDMLLVSEILTRSALMREESRGAHYRTDFPKPNHEKWFVNIYVRKEGGEMKLYTKPVVITRWKPPWMEKSS
- a CDS encoding molybdopterin-binding protein, producing MGHNKEVTFELLFIGNELLTGKVLNTNSQWLARHITSLGGTCRRMTVVGDDLEEISGTIKEILKRSPKFLITSGGLGPTYDDMTLEGVAKALGRPIEINEEALSWVNKRYEDLLRRGLIKPSVASVRAKMAKLPLGSRPLRNPVGTAPGVLIEAGATKIICLPGVPEEMEAIFEETVKEEISKELSGLAFVESGFVVKGLGESFMAPIIEEAMRIYAPYVYIKSHPKHGTPELTVEFTITSRGADGEVLRQKNEEACRYLKGRFEELGGKILPLEG
- the tfrB gene encoding fumarate reductase (CoM/CoB) subunit TfrB, yielding MANEKVIINVSRYDPDRDDAPRLERHEIPFKKGMTILDALRYISDNIDPSLAYRWNCRTGQCGSCAITINDKPGLACRTRIEPGQTYTLRPLERMPVIRDLAVDLSKGIKRLEKIRPYLERRAPPKRPEILLREEVADAAELRSCIECFSCLNACPAAGEAWQEFAGPVVMGRIARFELDPRDADDRVRLAFSNGLYDCTSCGVCKEVCMPHHLDIRRKAIERLRAHAVEEGLGPLEGHKSFIENASKTGYAIEVISTPLVEMVPDVIEPEKAVDEVFFFPGCLINLRLQNTGLNAIEVLKRNGVRVRIPKEFVCCSSVMFRSGARKMAYELVKKNVDYFRRLGVKKLVGLCPGCMSTIKQDWPIVLHQLGEKPYEFEAYDINEYLVNVLGLSRMNVKDLRPLDMKVTYHAPCHLNRHQEISQEPITLLKLVPSLKYIKTDGEDLCCGAGGGVRAGRRELSYRIADQKVKRMAKTGADAFVTSCSFCTIQLMDAVKRLNLPQKVYNVADILAMSYKA
- a CDS encoding Gfo/Idh/MocA family oxidoreductase, which gives rise to MRRIGLGIIGVGWIGGMRAFAASLNSTVETLALADIVEDRAKELAQRYRAAFWTKDYKEILKREDIDAVVISTTPEETHYPIALEALKSGKHVLLEKPMALRLEEADELIETAKRNNLYLTIGYTKRFIPKYAFAKKCISDGTLGKVTTAFAYTNITLELGKKIAGRVKLTPITMEATHYIDYMLWCTDGIPEKVYAQHAWGMMKERYGAPDSSWLMMGLKNGALCTIGANWTLPPGWPHQSIMYHEFIGTKGVLTMDNTRRDLILRTDKVYFPLSPTPGEILGLGDFFEGPLKIETDHFIRCVAEGIEPLVKPIEARRAMEVTIAADLSAERGQPVELPLQ